The Perca fluviatilis chromosome 17, GENO_Pfluv_1.0, whole genome shotgun sequence region TAGGAAATTGCCTCTGGATACTTGGTCATGGCTGTCAAAGCCAAACTGGAGCCACAAATGAACGGGTCATTTTTGACAGACCTTGAAATATTATGGAGCAGAttacgtaaaaaaaaacaaaaaaactttaaaactcACCCCATCCTCCCATAGGCTTTGCTGTAGGTAGGATCAATCCCAATGGCTCTCTCGCAGTCCCCAGTTGCCTCTGTATAATTTCCCAGTTTACTGTGAGCTGCAGCCCTGCACAACGTTAAATTCAGACCCCATGTTTACCTTTATCACTGGCTTGTTTAATTGTGTTCAGATACATACCCACAAGGAATGGATTTAATTCACTAGCACTGTCTAGTCCAGTCAAAAAATCACATCATGTCAAAATCACAGACTATTTAACGACATCTAGTGCTGCTCTCCTCTGCTGTTGTATAAAAATCTGTGATCCACAGCAGAAGTAAAAAGTCAAGCGCAAAACACAGACAGTGTGAAATCTTGCTGCTTGCTGTTGTAAATACCTATTGCAGTAGTACACAGCATTTCTTAGGTCCAGGTCAATGGCCTTTGTGTAGCACTCCACTGCACATCTGTAGTTCTCTTCTTTCATGTGAttgtttccttaaaaaaaatattggatTGTTCACAAAGAAAGATTGTGGTTACAACATTGGGCCAAAGTTATCATAGAAGCAGTTTTGCTTTTTATCATCCTAAGAAACGGATAGTAAGATTAGATTCAGtgaaacctttttttattttttatttaaacattaccACAATATCATTTTGGGAAGATAGCTAATTAATAGTATCAATGATAATCTACATGATATCAGTATTAAGATATATTCAAGGGCTATAGTGAAGGTTGACTATGTTGGCATGGAAAACATCAGAAATAGTTTATAGGCATTCAGTTCCTATCCGACAGAGgcagtcatttttttctttcagagatCAATACTTTCCACCAGGACTGCACATATACATTATTAAGTTAGGAGGAGCTGCAAAGCTCCAAGATGTTCCTCCTTAAGGTAGCTGGTGGCCTATCTGATTCTTTTGTATCTACAAGTAACTGTGAAATTGCAGTTATTTGTGGGTTAATCAAGGCAGAACACATGAACTATGGCTGGCTCTTCCCTAAATGTGTTATCCCATATTCACAAACATTTTAAGACTTAGGAAACTTTGCAGTATTTAAAACCAGACTCAAGCTTTGGCTAAAGTCAGCACAGAAGTGTCATGACCAATCattccagtgtttcctttttctgccgagtgaccgcgctattctccaacttgcactctaacaatgcagccctatttctgataccgtggggggcagaaatgttgccgtgggggacCGCcatggtcaaatcaacatagaggaaacactgcattccCTTGTATTTATCATAATGCAAACTATTATTTTCTCACACTGATGGATTTTTGTATAGTGTATTTGCTGTTttgcagttgttgttttttgtctacCTGCTCAGGAACAACAGATGTAAAATAGCCGCTAGCTAACTCTGGAGCAATTACTTTTAATTTTGCGCTGGCCctgcaaaaataaacaataaaaaaataaaaatacggATGGTGTCACTGTGGGAGCTCGCAggtttttagtttagttttaagtTAAGTGTGGTTTTTAGCTAGCACAATCACTTCATGGTAATACCAGGAATGCTACAGAGGGAGACACAGTTTTCAGACTTAATGAAATAAGAGTAAGAATTAAGAGTTTTAGCATTACCTTCATTTTTAAGTTGCTCTGCTCGTTCAATGTCTTCTGGAGATGGGGAGGTCTCTGGTATGGTAATATTGTCATTCTAAGTAAATTCAAAAGAGAAGTCATTACTTCCAAGAAAAGTTAACACAAACAGTGACTGTGTTGTAAACAAAAGACCGTTATTATGGTGTTGACCTGACagaaggaaaagcacaggtgtaaaaaCTAATATTAAGATTCTATTCTATTGGCGTGCCAATAAGCAATGCCAGTGAGTCAAAATGTCATGAGAAGGATTTGTAGTGTTGACTCTGGATAATGCAAAACACAATTATCTTTATCCTGCTGCCTTATAAGCTGAGTTACTGAGTTCATATGAGCCATACATAATGATAAACCGACGTACTCTTTTTGTATGTGAAAGCATTGGTCCCATTGATGGCGCAGTACCCACCTTGAGCAGGGAATTGAGGAATATCTCTGTCAAAGGCTGTGGCACAGCAAGATGGCAGTCACTGGAGCCGATCTTAAAGGTTGTCTCCAAACACTGTATCGCAACTGCAGCGATAGCATGATGTTGATGagataaattacatttgtgaGGTTTTAAGATAGCAGCCAAACAATTAGTCTTGGAGTTAACAGTATTATTATGGCGAGTCAGAGCTTGGCTGCACATTCAGAGTGAGAAATCTAAACTGTCCTCCTGTCCACATAGGATGAAACACGCCACCGCACACACTGCACATCATACCCTGATTACTTGTGATTCTTTTTGATGATAAAACCTACTCCtgtttattctctctctctatcaggATATCGAGATAAGAACATAATGTATATTAGTTCGCTGAAATGGACAGGACAAGAGCAGAGTGTCCTATATTTGTAAAATATACATGCACTGTGAGTTGGCCTACCTTCAAGGCTCTCCTgctcatcagaattcaaagcACCGCAATGTGTTTGATCTCGTAGGAACTGCACAATAGAGAATGCCAGACGCTTCTCCACTGCCATTTTTACCTAGAAACTGCTGTGCACACACAGGAAGTTGGAGTGAAACAGAAAGGCATCCACACagaaattattatattattcatAGGCTGACACTTTAAATAAGGATATAAAACACAAGCTAAATCAATGTAAAACTAATACATGATGAATAAATGCAGGATTTTTACAAATAGTATTATAAGTTGTCCACTATTTTAAAAGTCACTATGCGTTTTTAGTGATTAGTTAGCACTTCAACAAGCAGATCATCAATTTACATTCATTTATATGCCATCACATTAGCTGGAATGTacttagaaagaaaaaaggcaTTTCAAAACCCCATGCATTTGCAGAGCCGTACTTTATATCTCagagaaatataaaaatgaatTTGATCAAATGGTGGTCAGATGCAAACATCTACggtcaacaaaaaaataaaaaataaactcacAATCAGATTCCTGACACAACATCAATACCCAGTGGTTCTTTCTACCTTAATTACAATGTAAACTGTTGACATATGCTTAAACATGTCTGTCCATTCTCCCCGATTTGTCAACCGGAACCTGCTAGATGTTGTGGGTTTTAGTGCACCATTATCTTCAACAGCAACAAAATAATatcataataaaatcaattaaaaCTCTTGTTTCATTCCTTAGCTTGTA contains the following coding sequences:
- the sgtb gene encoding small glutamine-rich tetratricopeptide repeat-containing protein beta, translating into MAVEKRLAFSIVQFLRDQTHCGALNSDEQESLEVAIQCLETTFKIGSSDCHLAVPQPLTEIFLNSLLKNDNITIPETSPSPEDIERAEQLKNEGNNHMKEENYRCAVECYTKAIDLDLRNAVYYCNRAAAHSKLGNYTEATGDCERAIGIDPTYSKAYGRMGLALTAMTKYPEAISYFKKALVLDPENDTYKSNLKIAEQKQKEATSPIAAGLGFDMASLINNPAFISMAASVMQNQQVQQLMSGMMSNAVGGPAAGVGGLSDISSLIEAGQQFAQQIQQQNPELIEQLRNHIRSRSFSGSAEEHS